The Podospora pseudocomata strain CBS 415.72m chromosome 1 map unlocalized CBS415.72m_1, whole genome shotgun sequence genome has a segment encoding these proteins:
- a CDS encoding uncharacterized protein (EggNog:ENOG503Q4PE), translating to MALQAAYKQFLAAPTPTVLAQDASLHYITSTTSFNGPDSIIKHFSTFRNQSKKKKEDVLFVIEGQNAVVLEAELVIEFISSGGPYLPGLDDNFLADRTVSFAVTHIVLFDADGKILQIRQNWDQGSLLKQLDVIGKSGRNWPIRDGKDQVSLIAKCVKGGGAPGFTTDLPMHNRTKSTNPLRDPHASLALFAPREEQEEVTVISPYAGRRPTQRSFTEILGDEPEEPASPSNGRERSVSPSKAKAGVSKNFQAVRLFDRDDGTAEADTPENGRSPERVIRPNPKKYQHFDFDDGHSQEAPKPAPAPAKSSKHGASWGFEDFVTPQKPTASRTLHKAREARNWSTEDAITEEQPAPKAQQAKGRITAEAHFDFVDDGETPAGGRFRGPPRGRGQNEGQHLYEMNLYKEDGSAPTPGPAPLGNITNQAGRHKSFDPHFEMTDESPRDSNDGKDKAEKLGDDRKKAVRMMESNWETYDVSPAALKENNNPNGKTRGIVTAGDGMGNKKGGWGLAEKKERGINTAGDGMGGRKGAGRGWALGDESDEDAPTQPQKKGGRGPPAKAESFWDF from the coding sequence ATGGCGCTTCAGGCTGCGTACAAGCAGTTTCTAGCTGCACCAACCCCGACTGTGCTCGCGCAAGACGCGTCTCTGCACTACATTACCTCGACGACAAGTTTCAACGGTCCCGATAGCATTATCAAGCACTTTTCGACCTTCCGCAaccagagcaagaagaagaaggaagacgTGCTTTTCGTCATCGAGGGGCAGAACGCCGTGGTCCTGGAGGCTGAGCTTGTCATCGAATTTATTTCCAGCGGCGGCCCGTATCTGCCTGGATTGGACGACAACTTCCTTGCCGACCGGACTGTGTCTTTTGCCGTTACCCACATCGTCTTGTTCGATGCCGACGGCAAGATTCTCCAGATCCGCCAGAACTGGGACCAAGGGTCGCTGCTGAAGCAACTCGACGTTATTGGCAAGTCGGGTCGCAACTGGCCCATTCGCGATGGCAAGGACCAGGTCAGCTTGATTGCGAAATGCGTCAAGGGAGGCGGAGCTCCTGGGTTTACTACTGATCTTCCCATGCATAACCGCACCAAGTCGACCAACCCTCTCCGCGATCCTCACGCCTCCTTGGCTTTGTTCGCCCCGCGCGAGGAGCAGGAAGAGGTTACCGTCATCTCTCCCTATGCTGGCCGCAGACCTACCCAGCGTTCCTTTACCGAAATTCTGGGCGACGAGCCTGAGGAGCCCGCTTCCCCCAGCAACGGCCGCGAGCGTTCTGTGTCTCCAAGCAAGGCCAAGGCCGGGGTTAGCAAGAACTTCCAAGCTGTCCGCCTTTTTGACCGCGACGATGGTACCGCCGAGGCCGACACGCCCGAGAACGGCAGATCGCCCGAACGTGTCATCCGCCCGAACCCAAAGAAGTACCAACACTTCGACTTTGATGACGGCCACTCTCAGGAGGCCCCGAAGCCCGCTCCTGCTCCCGCAAAGAGCTCCAAGCATGGTGCTTCGTGGGGCTTTGAGGACTTCGTAACGCCACAAAAGCCGACAGCATCCCGCACCTTGCACAAGGCCCGGGAAGCTCGCAATTGGTCTACTGAAGATGCCATTACTGAGGAGCAACCTGCCCCCAAGGCCCAGCAGGCCAAGGGCCGCATTACTGCCGAGGCTCACTTTGACTTTGTCGACGACGGTGAGACGCCAGCTGGCGGTCGGTTCCGCGGCCCACCCCGTGGTAGGGGTCAGAATGAAGGGCAGCACCTGTACGAAATGAACCTGTACAAGGAGGACGGCAGTGCGCCGACCCCAGGTCCTGCTCCTCTCGGCAATATTACAAACCAAGCCGGACGCCACAAGTCATTCGATCCTCACTTTGAGATGACGGACGAGTCTCCTCGGGATAGCAACGACGGCAAAgacaaggctgagaagctcgGTGATGACAGGAAGAAAGCAGTGCGCATGATGGAGAGCAACTGGGAGACCTATGATGTTTCGCCCGCTGCCCTGAAGGAGAACAACAACCCTAATGGCAAGACGAGAGGAATTGTCACAGCCGGTGATGGCATGGGCAATAAGAAGGGCGGTTGGGGCTTGGCCGAGAAGAAAGAGCGCGGTATCAACACTGCTGGCGACGGGATGGGTGGCAGAAAGGGTGCTGGCCGCGGGTGGGCGCTGGGTGACGAGAGCGACGAGGACGCGCCAACTCAGCCCCAGAAAAAGGGCGGCCGTGGGCCTCCTGCCAAGGCGGAGAGCTTCTGGGACTTTTAA
- the arc1 gene encoding ARP2/3 actin-organizing complex subunit Sop2 (COG:Z; EggNog:ENOG503NU7A; BUSCO:EOG09262VPD), translating to MSAPEVHHLFHNPIADHSFSADRQTLAIARDTTVELYGRVGNSFKLKDELKGHDKTVTSIDIAPNSGRIVTCSQDRNALVWEPTPQGYKPTLVLLRINRAATFVRWSPNETKFAVGSGDRLIAICYFEEENDWWVSKHLKKPIRSTITTVAWHPNSVLLAAGSTDAHARVLSSFIKGVDARPEPTAWGERLPFNTICGEYLNNSAGWIHSVAFSPSGDALAFAAHDSSITVVYPSAPEQPPRAVVTINTQLLPFMSLIWNGEAEIIAAGYDCEAFRFKGGLNGWQLSGTIEAKSRPGLGDAREESALNMFKQMDLKGKVKDDTQLKTVHQNTVTMLRPYETSGDAVAKFSSSGVDGRLVIWNV from the exons atgtcGGCCCCCGAAGTCCACCACCTTTTCCACAATCCCATTGCGGATCACTCGTTCTCAGCTGACCGCCAAACGCTGGCCATTGCGCGCGACACCACTGTCGAGCTCTACGGAAGGGTCGGGAATAGCTTCAAACTCAAGGATGAGCTCAAGGGCCACGACAAGACTGTGACCAGCATTGATATTGCCCCCAACTCAGGGCGCATTGTTACCTGCTCTCAGG ATCGCAATGCCCTCGTGTGGGAACCTACCCCCCAAGGCTATAAACCGACCCTCGTCCTCCTGCGCATCAACCGAGCTGCCACCTTTGTACGCTGGTCGCCGAACGAGACCAAGTTTGCGGTTGGATCTGGTGACAGACTGATCGCGATCTGCTATttcgaggaggaaaatgacTGGTGGGTCTCGAAGCACTTGAAGAAGCCGATTCGCAGTACCATCACCACTGTCGCATGGCATCCCAACTCGGTCCTTCTTGCCGCTGGCTCTACCGATGCCCATGCGCGCGTCTTGTCCAGCTTCATCAAGGGCGTCGACGCCAGGCCAGAGCCCACCGCCTGGGGTGAGAGATTGcccttcaacaccatctGTGGCGAGTACTTGAACAACTCGGCTGGTTGGATTCACTCTGTGGCTTTCTCCCCCAGCGGAGAtgctcttgcctttgccgcGCATGACAGCAGCATCACTGTTGTGTATCCAAGCGCCCCTGAGCAGCCGCCCAGGGCTGttgtcaccatcaacacccagctGCTCCCCTTTATGAGCCTCATCTGGAATGGAGAGGCTGAGATCATTGCCGCCGGATATGACTGCGAGGCTTTCCGGTTCAAGGGTGGTCTTAATGGCTGGCAGCTGAGCGGAACGATTGAGGCCAAGAGCCGCCCTGGTCTTGGTGATGCCCGGGAAGAGTCCGCGCTCAACATGTTCAAGCAGATGGATCTGAAGGGCAAGGTCAAAGATGACACCCAGCTCAAGACAGTCCATCAAAACACCGTCACAATGCTGCGTCCCTACGAAACTTCTGGTGATGCCGTTGCTAAGTTTAGTT CAAGCGGCGTGGACGGGCGCCTTGTTATTTGGAACGTTTAA
- the HIP1_1 gene encoding histidine permease (COG:E; EggNog:ENOG503NUN0), which produces MPKPNTPHPSTATTLNTSGGQRSSLLRRDFLSSYPEDDDDDSNSTTAHPHTPSHYVQSWVNSFRRDPGRRITPATVVHGVGNRKRSSTIAGGSSRGGGNSGGGGSSREEKERHIGGHYFDLHAANVNTANTQLSRELKGRHLQMIALGGTVGTGLFVVSGSTLTAGGPASMLLAYAFIGGMLYCTMQALGELAVAFPVAGSFSAYSTRFLDPALGFSMGWNYALQWLVCLPLEIIAGSMTVNYWREDIHRSVFVTVFLVTIMVINLVGVRGYGEAEFCFSILKVIAVIGFILLGCVINIGGFPDEGYIGGRYWKDPGAFNNGFKGFCTIFVTAAFAFTGIELVGLAAAEAVNPRKSLPTAIKQVFWRITLFYLISLALVGLLVPYNHPDLLGAESFADASSSPFVIAIESAGIAILPGIMNAVILVAVVSVGNSAVFGSSRTLAALADQGQAPKIFGYVDRRGRPLISILIVSAFGLLGYLADLDQPSAVLNWLLAVTGLSSIFTWASICLAHIRFRKAWAVQGRSLDELSYLSQAGVTGSWIGLFLNILVLIAQFWTAAWPIPPTLPDPDAVDEFSTAPEGARRVVPTVPTGNGSGVTINNQGDVVHNFFLQCSCVPIIILFWAGYKIWFRTKVVRLEDIDLDTGRRRTGVVYWNSHSAGGSGGARARCLPVFSLLTKQELEWERERELRGMPRWKRVYRYLC; this is translated from the exons ATGCCTAAACCAAACACTccacacccctccaccgccacaaCGCTCAACACAAGCGGTGGCCAacgcagcagcctcctccgccgtgACTTCCTCTCTAGCTACcccgaagacgacgacgacgacagcaacagcaccaccgcccacccGCACACACCTTCGCACTATGTACAGAGCTGGGTTAACTCCTTTCGGAGGGATCCCGGAAGGAGGATCACACCCGCAACGGTGGTTCACGGCGTGGGAAACAGGAAACGGTCGTCGACGATAGCAGGGGGTAGCTCGCGAGGAGGTGGTaatagtggtggtggtggtagtagtagagaggaaaaggagaggcATATCGGAGGGCATTACTTTGATTTGCACGCTGCTAACGTCAACACGGCGAATACGCAGCTTTCGAGGGAGCTGAAGGGGAGGCATTTGCAGATGATTGCTTTGGGGGGGACGGTTG GAACCGGCCTCTTTGTCGTGTCGGGCTCGACGCTCACTGCTGGCGGCCCGGCCTCGATGCTGTTGGCATATGCCTTCATCGGCGGCATGCTCTACTGCACCATGCAAGCGCTCGGCGAGCTCGCCGTCGCCTTCCCCGTCGCTGGCAGTTTCTCGGCTTACTCGACCCGCTTCCTCGATCCGGCCCTGGGATTCTCGATGGGGTGGAATTACGCCCTCCAGTGGCTGGTTTGTCTGCCGCTTGAGATCATTGCGGGAAGCATGACGGTCAACTACTGGAGAGAGGACATCCACCGATCCGTCTTTGTTACagtcttcctcgtcaccatcatggTGATAAACCTCGTCGGCGTCAGAGGGTACGGCGAAGCAGAGTTCTGTTTCTCCATCCTGAAAGTCATCGCCGTTATAGGCTTTATCCTCTTGGGATGTGTCATTAACATTGGCGGGTTCCCCGACGAGGGCTACATAGGAGGGAGGTATTGGAAAGATCCCGGCGCGTTCAACAATGGGTTCAAGGGGTTCTGCACCATCTTCGTCACGGCGGCGTTTGCCTTTACGGGGATCgagttggttggtttggcGGCTGCAGAAGCGGTCAACCCGAGGAAATCGCTCCCCACGGCTATCAAGCAGGTCTTTTGGCGGATCACACTGTTTTATCTCATCTCTCTCGCGCTTGTGGGACTTTTGGTTCCCTACAACCACCCCGATCTCTTGGGAGCGGAATCTTTTGCCGAtgcgtcctcctccccttttgTCATCGCGATCGAATCAGCTGgcatcgccatcctccctGGTATCATGAACGCGGTGATCCTCGTGGCGGTGGTATCCGTGGGCAACTCGGCCGTGTTCGGCTCCTCCCGGACGTTGGCCGCTCTCGCAGATCAGGGACAAGCTCCCAAAATATTCGGGTACGTCGACCGCCGCGGGCGTCCCCTTATAtcaatcctcatcgtcaGCGCCTTTGGCCTATTGGGGTACCTAGCCGACCTGGACCAACCCTCCGCGGTGCTCAATTGGCTCCTGGCCGTCACCGGActctcctcaatcttcaCATGGGCCTCCATCTGCCTGGCGCACATCCGCTTCCGGAAAGCCTGGGCAGTCCAGGGGCGCTCACTCGACGAACTCTCCTACCTCTCCCAGGCAGGTGTAACCGGCTCCTGGATCGGACTGTTCCTCAACATATTGGTGCTCATCGCCCAGTTCTGGACGGCCGCCTGGCCCATCCCCCCTACTCTCCCCGACCCAGACGCAGTCGACGAGTTTTCCACCGCACCCGAAGGAGCCCGCCGCGTCGTCCCGACTGTCCCGACGGGAAACGGCAGCGGGGTGACGATCAACAACCAGGGCGACGTGGTGCACAACTTTTTTTTGCAGTGCAGTTGCGTGCCGATCATTATCCTCTTCTGGGCGGGATACAAGATCTGGTTTAGGAccaaggtggtgaggctgGAGGATATCGATCTTGAtacggggaggaggaggacagggGTGGTGTACTGGAACAGTCATTCTGctggtggtagtggtggtgcgAGGGCAAGGTGTTTGCCTGTTTTTTCGTTGTTGACGAAGCAGGAGttggagtgggagagggagagggagttgagaGGGATgccgaggtggaagagggttTATAGGTATTTGTGTTGA
- the MNS1 gene encoding mannosyl-oligosaccharide alpha-1,2-mannosidase (EggNog:ENOG503NUIH; COG:G; CAZy:GH47), producing MNVRDPFNIRGLNRDPTANWRPKRNTTTHDTSNITTTLQNVIRTAAAETERLRDKASEVLEASTSLLPTTNTPTNTSEIRFSSEPGVGDQEKEDMSSFSIPKNVPSFSNPQRQYEDRLWAAATNKNSKPGNILSGVQDIISGGNRAALPMYKDKPYMYPPGRGGYGGGGGGFRPRRKRTLGLLLLVVAGLVWWSGVFSGEQEGAVVSGWGWWGQDTGRSRANWLKRRERVVEAMELSWDAYERYAWGMDEFHPESKTGKQMVPKGLGWIIIDSLDTLMLMNLTSRLSHAREWLAKDLTWEQDEYVNTFETTIRMLGGLLSAHYLSTTFPQLAPISDDDPGKPGEDLYLEKAKDLADRLMAAFDSPSGIPYASVNLKEFKGIISHADSGASSTAETTTLQLEFKYLAKLTGEKDFWDKAEKVIQLVDDNGAQDGLVPIFIFATTGKFHGENIRLGSRGDSYYEYLIKQYLQTNKKEPIYQEMWDEALQGVRKHLITYTEPSQFTIIGERPSGLSNELSPKMDHLVCFMPGTIALAATGGLTEKEARGLPTWTDKNEADMQLARELMHTCWGMYKYMATGLAAEITYFNLPKEPLPASAPHQAPAEFDPDPEAEWRKDFDVKPQDSHNLQRPETVESLFYMWRITGEEKYRDWGWEMFKSFMNYTAVEDGGGFTSLSNANIIPPRTRDNMESFWLAETLKYFYLLFSPNDLLPLDKIVFNTEAHPFPRFDMGPLFSTGWKRKPRDAAGKIAE from the coding sequence ATGAACGTTCGAGACCCATTCAACATCCGCGGTCTGAATCGGGATCCCACTGCCAACTGGAGACCAAAgagaaacaccaccacccacgaCACCAgtaacatcaccaccaccctccaaaaCGTAATCcgaaccgccgccgccgagacCGAGCGCCTTCGCGACAAGGCGAGCGAGGTGCTGGAAGCTAGTACCTCCCTTTTGCCGACAACGAACACACCCACGAACACATCCGAGATACGATTCTCCTCCGAACCGGGCGTTGGagatcaagaaaaagaggatATGTCTTCCTTCTCGATACCGAAAAATGTCCCTTCCTTTAGCAACCCACAACGCCAGTACGAAGACCGCTTATGGGCCGCGGCTACAAACAAGAATAGCAAGCCGGGGAATATTTTGAGCGGGGTGCAAGATATCATTTCGGGGGGCAATCGTGCTGCGTTGCCGATGTATAAAGATAAGCCGTATATGTACCCCCCAGGACGGGGCGGGtatggtgggggaggagggggatttaGACctaggaggaagaggacgttggggttgttgttgcttgttGTGGCTGGGTTAGTTTGGTGGTCGGGTGTGTTTTctggggagcaggagggtgCGGTTGTAAgcggatgggggtggtggggacagGATACGGGGAGGAGTAGGGCGAAttggttgaagaggagggagagggtggtggaggctaTGGAGTTGAGTTGGGATGCGTATGAGAGGTATGCTTGGGGGATGGACGAGTTTCATCCGGAGTCCAAGACGGGGAAGCAGATGGTGCcgaaggggttggggtggattATCATTGATTCGTTGGATACGCTCATGTTGATGAACTTGACCAGCCGGTTATCGCATGCAAGGGAGTGGTTGGCGAAGGATTTGACGTGGGAGCAGGATGAGTATGTGAACACGTTTGAGACGACGATTCGCATGTTGGGAGGGTTACTTTCGGCGCATTACCTCTCGACCACGTTTCCACAGTTGGCGCCCATTTCAGATGACGACCCTGGGAAGCCTGGGGAGGATTTGTacttggagaaggcgaaggaCTTGGCTGACAGACTGATGGCTGCGTTTGACTCGCCTTCTGGGATTCCATACGCCAGTGTCAACTTGAAAGAGTTTAAGGGCATTATTTCACATGCTGACTCGGGTGCTTCATCCACGGCCGAGACAACGACTCTGCAGCTCGAGTTCAAGTATCTCGCGAAACTAACGGGCGAGAAGGATTTCTGGGACAAGGCGGAGAAGGTCATCCAGCTGGTGGACGACAATGGCGCTCAGGATGGATTGGTGCCCATTTTCATCTTTGCTACAACGGGCAAATTTCATGGCGAGAACATCAGATTGGGCAGTCGTGGTGACTCGTACTACGAATACCTCATCAAGCAGTATTTGCAgaccaacaagaaggagcCAATTTATCAGGAGATGTGGGATGAGGCGCTGCAGGGCGTCCGGAAACACCTGATCACTTACACGGAGCCGTCGCAGTTTACCATCATTGGCGAGCGCCCAAGCGGGTTGAGCAATGAACTTTCACCCAAGATGGACCACCTCGTCTGCTTTATGCCCGGAACAATTGCTCTGGCGGCCACGGGTGGGCTGACCGAAAAGGAGGCCAGGGGCTTGCCCACATGGACCGACAAGAATGAGGCCGATATGCAGCTCGCACGGGAACTTATGCACACGTGCTGGGGCATGTACAAGTACATGGCGACCGGCCTTGCCGCTGAGATTACTTACTTCAACCTGCCCAAGGAACCACTTCCGGCATCGGCTCCCCACCAGGCGCCCGCCGAATTCGACCCCGATCCGGAGGCCGAGTGGCGCAAGGATTTTGACGTGAAGCCGCAAGACAGTCATAACCTGCAGCGCCCAGAGACGGTCGAGAGTCTGTTCTACATGTGGCGAATCACCGGCGAGGAAAAGTATCGTGATTGGGGCTGGGAGATGTTCAAGAGCTTCATGAACTACACAGcggtcgaggatggcggcgggTTCACCAGCTTGTCCAatgccaacatcatcccTCCTCGGACGAGGGACAATATGGAAAGTTTCTGGCTGGCGGAGACGCTCAAGTACTTTTACTTGCTGTTCTCGCCGAATGACCTACTACCGCTCGACAAGATTGTTTTCAATACGGAGGCGCATCCTTTCCCTAGATTCGATATGGGGCCGTTGTTTTCCacggggtggaagaggaagcctCGGGATGCGGCAGGGAAGATTGCGGAATAG
- a CDS encoding uncharacterized protein (COG:A; EggNog:ENOG503P2RV) has product MATRALPPGLPAKVASVPPNQTLYVTNLPSNKIQKEDLRTALYMLFSTYGAVLDVVALKTMKMRGQAHIVYKDIQTATQAMRSLNGFEFFGRELKISYAKSKSNIIAKLDGTFKPPAASTAAQVEVTDLQQSIFNAPLPGASANVTSRGLPPKPSASDHAMPDAAAETRGTKRPREEEKKEEESDSDAEMELEDDSDDE; this is encoded by the exons ATGGCTACACGCGCACTCCCTCCTGGCCTCCCAGCCAAGGTCGCTTCAGTGCCGCCAAACCAAACCCTCTATGTCACGAACCTCCCATCCAACAAGATTCAGAAGGAGGACCTTAGGACAGCACTCTACATGCTATTCTCGACATATGGCGCCGTATTAGATGTGGTGGCGCTCAAGACAATGAAGATGCGCGGCCAGGCTCACATCGTGTACAAAGATATTCAGACGGCCACGCAGGCCATGCGGTCGTTGAATGGGTTCGAGTTTTTTGGACGGGAGCTG AAAATCTCCTATGCAAAGTCCAAGtccaacatcatcgccaaGCTCGACGGTACTTTCAAACCACCTGCAGCTTCGACGGCAGCCCAGGTCGAGGTTACCGACCTCCAGCAGAGCATCTTCAACGCTCCTCTACCAGGGGCGTCTGCAAATGTGACCTCCCGCGGTCTTCCCCCCAAGCCATCCGCGTCTGATCATGCCATGCCTGACGCCGCTGCTGAAACGCGCGGGACAAAACGGCcaagggaagaggagaagaaagaagaagagagcgaCTCGGATGCAGAGATGGAACTGGAGGATGATAGCGACGATGAATGA